The Strix aluco isolate bStrAlu1 chromosome 1, bStrAlu1.hap1, whole genome shotgun sequence genome has a window encoding:
- the FSBP gene encoding fibrinogen silencer-binding protein produces the protein MVGKARSSNFTLSEKLDLLKLVKPYVKILEEHTNKHSVIVEKNKCWDIIADNYNAIGVDRPPRTAQGLRTLYKRLKEYAKQELLQQKETHSDCKSSISEPTKKVVEMIPQISNVCLRDRSGVQSASIDKETIAGTSSPQAMLDHHPATVMMELQSEEDVKPPPSLVIDSQQNENLEQEEEHQLVHIMERSPSTSVSSVDMRVMMSPSPVPRRDEFFRLEVGERFRPMCGYDPQMLQMLKEEHQIILENQRKIGLYVQEKRDGLKRKQQLEEELLRTKIKVEKLKAIRLRRDLPEYSNI, from the exons ATGGTTGGGAAGGCCAGATCTTCTAATTTTACCTTATCTGAAAAGCTCGATTTGCTAAAACTCGTGAAGCCGTATGTTAAAATTCTCGAGGAACATACCAATAAGCATTCTGTAatagtggaaaaaaacaaatgctggGATATCATAGCTGATAACTACAATGCCATCGGAGTAGATCGCCCTCCTCGTACTGCACAGGGCCTGCGCACGCTGTACAAGAGGCTCAAAGAATATGCCAAACAGGAGCTATTGCAGCAAAAGGAGACTCACTCAGATTGTAAAAGCAGCATTTCCGAGCCAACCAAGAAAGTTGTGGAGATGATTCCACAGATTTCCAATGTGTGTTTAAGAGACAGGAGCGGTGTTCAAAG TGCTAGTATCGATAAAGAAACAATTGCTGGTACCAGTTCACCACAGGCAATGTTGGATCACCATCCTGCGACAGTCATGATGGAATTGCAATCAGAAGAGGATGTCAAACCTCCTCCTTCTTTGGTTATAGACTCACAGCAaaatgagaacttagaacaagaGGAAGAACACCAGCTGGTGCATATTATGGAAAGGTCTCCTTCAACATCAGTATCTTCAGTTGATATGAGAGTGATGATGTCTCCCTCTCCTGTACCAAGAAGAGATGAGTTTTTTAGGCTTGAGGTTGGAGAACGCTTTAGACCAATGTGTGGTTATGACCCACAGATGTTACAAATGCTGAAAGAAGAACATCAAATAATATtagaaaatcagagaaaaattgGTCTTTATGTCCAAGAAAAAAGAGATGGtttgaaaagaaagcagcagctggaagaagaACTGTTGCGAACAAAAATCAAAGTAGAGAAGCTGAAGGCAATACGACTACGCCGTGATCTGCCAGAATACAGcaatatctaa